In Cyanobium sp. Tous-M-B4, a single genomic region encodes these proteins:
- a CDS encoding TrkA family potassium uptake protein, with protein MPKPFWSIVPRRPPSRRARKPWRAPLSLAMLVNAGAIGYHLSEGWDWGDSYWMVLITLSTLGFSDGHTQVLSAGGRVVTTLLILGGLVVVQISIQGVLGLSESGYFRRLRERRFRSWLSTMHNHVILCGYGRIGREIAEQLARENVPLLVVEMDAERREAAEERGLAVLMADATLDETLLDAGIHRCRALVAALPNNASNLYVVLSARGMAPNCRLIARSDSEEAERKLRLAGADQVVSPYVSGGRTMAATALRPLAVTFMDLLAGSGCEVEEFLLSSDPADLGSLNGASLAELQLGSRSGALVLAIVPPQPARSDVPRQYRGSQYSQERPELLANPGSDTRLAPGQMLVVMGSQEQLDRFTRLLGTALKSVDVMST; from the coding sequence ATGCCCAAGCCTTTCTGGTCAATCGTCCCCAGACGACCACCCTCTCGGCGAGCACGCAAGCCCTGGCGAGCTCCCCTGTCGCTGGCCATGCTGGTGAACGCTGGCGCCATCGGCTATCACCTCAGTGAGGGGTGGGACTGGGGAGATTCCTATTGGATGGTGCTGATCACCCTCAGCACCCTGGGATTCAGCGACGGTCACACCCAGGTCCTGAGCGCCGGTGGGCGGGTGGTCACCACCCTGCTGATCCTGGGCGGGCTGGTGGTGGTGCAGATCAGTATCCAAGGGGTGCTGGGCCTGTCTGAATCCGGTTACTTCCGGCGCCTGCGCGAGCGCCGATTCCGCAGTTGGCTTTCCACCATGCATAACCATGTGATCCTTTGCGGCTATGGCCGCATCGGCCGCGAGATCGCCGAACAACTTGCCAGGGAAAACGTTCCCCTGCTGGTGGTGGAGATGGACGCGGAGCGCCGTGAGGCAGCAGAAGAGCGGGGGCTGGCCGTGCTGATGGCCGATGCCACCCTCGACGAAACTCTGCTGGATGCCGGCATCCACCGCTGCCGTGCCCTGGTGGCGGCCCTACCCAACAACGCATCCAACCTCTACGTGGTGCTGAGCGCCCGGGGTATGGCGCCCAACTGCCGGCTCATAGCCCGTTCCGATAGTGAGGAAGCGGAACGCAAGCTGCGCCTAGCCGGCGCCGATCAAGTGGTGAGCCCGTACGTCAGTGGGGGGCGCACCATGGCCGCCACCGCCCTGCGGCCCTTGGCGGTGACCTTCATGGATCTTTTGGCGGGCTCTGGCTGCGAGGTGGAGGAATTTCTGCTGAGTAGCGACCCAGCTGACCTTGGCAGCCTCAATGGGGCATCCCTGGCGGAGCTCCAGCTCGGCTCGCGCTCTGGTGCCCTAGTGCTGGCGATCGTGCCGCCCCAGCCAGCCAGGAGTGATGTCCCAAGGCAGTACCGGGGATCCCAGTACTCCCAAGAGCGGCCAGAGTTGCTGGCCAATCCCGGAAGCGACACTCGCCTGGCTCCAGGCCAAATGCTTGTTGTGATGGGCAGTCAGGAGCAGCTGGACCGATTCACCCGGCTGCTTGGCACCGCCCTTAAAAGTGTGGACGTGATGTCTACCTGA
- a CDS encoding CP12 domain-containing protein, giving the protein MSSIADQLVTYHSALAEATERGDQAVARKIEQQIKELQDFQLRHPEETEAPTPFEVFCDLNPSDVNCLVYDD; this is encoded by the coding sequence ATGTCGAGCATTGCTGACCAGTTGGTGACCTATCACTCAGCACTGGCGGAGGCCACGGAGCGGGGAGATCAGGCCGTTGCCCGCAAGATCGAGCAGCAGATCAAGGAGCTGCAGGATTTTCAGTTGCGCCATCCGGAGGAAACCGAGGCTCCAACACCGTTTGAGGTGTTCTGTGATCTCAACCCATCGGATGTCAATTGCCTCGTCTACGACGATTGA
- a CDS encoding Nif11-like leader peptide family natural product precursor → MSKAQLTAFMVKVDADMALKARVDAAGSVDAVVAIALEQGHTFSPASWSRAQRP, encoded by the coding sequence ATGTCGAAAGCCCAACTCACCGCCTTCATGGTTAAGGTTGATGCCGATATGGCCCTAAAGGCCCGGGTTGATGCCGCCGGCAGTGTCGATGCGGTCGTGGCGATTGCCCTGGAGCAGGGCCATACCTTTTCTCCTGCTTCCTGGTCCCGCGCCCAGCGTCCCTGA
- a CDS encoding RNA-binding protein yields the protein MTIYVGNLSFDAEAEDVQHLFSQYGQVSKCSLPLDRDTGRKRGFAFVEMANEAEETKAIEDLQDVEWMGRAIRVNKAEPRGSGGGGGGGGGGRRDFGGGGGYNGGGYGGGGSRY from the coding sequence ATGACCATTTACGTCGGCAATCTTTCCTTCGATGCAGAAGCGGAAGATGTCCAGCATCTGTTCAGCCAGTACGGACAGGTGAGCAAGTGCAGCCTCCCCCTCGACCGCGACACTGGCCGCAAGCGCGGTTTCGCTTTTGTCGAGATGGCCAATGAGGCCGAAGAGACCAAGGCAATTGAAGACCTCCAGGACGTCGAGTGGATGGGTCGCGCCATCCGCGTCAACAAAGCTGAGCCCCGCGGCAGCGGTGGCGGTGGCGGCGGTGGTGGCGGCGGTCGCCGCGACTTCGGCGGTGGCGGTGGCTACAACGGTGGTGGCTACGGCGGTGGCGGCAGCCGCTACTGA
- a CDS encoding triacylglycerol lipase: protein MASAPPLVLVHGLWDTPRLFDRLKSRLDGRRSPLLIPYLPNRLGATPILELAHRLGSQIEATFGTQTQIDLLGFSMGGVIGRTWIQLQGGRSRTRRFISVGSPQQGTLTAQPWPSWLLAGIADMKWGSPLLHQLNTNLEGLDGVECCSFYCAADLMVLPGWRAVLPLGPRQPLPVRTHRQLLQHPAALEPLVAELLRP, encoded by the coding sequence ATGGCAAGCGCTCCCCCCTTGGTGCTGGTGCATGGTCTGTGGGACACGCCACGCCTGTTTGATCGCCTCAAAAGCCGGCTGGATGGGCGGCGATCTCCACTGCTTATCCCCTACCTACCCAATCGCCTCGGTGCCACTCCGATCCTGGAGCTAGCTCACCGGCTGGGCAGCCAAATCGAAGCAACCTTTGGTACCCAAACCCAAATCGACCTGCTGGGCTTCTCAATGGGCGGCGTGATCGGCCGTACCTGGATCCAACTTCAGGGCGGCCGATCCCGCACCCGCCGCTTCATCAGCGTCGGCAGCCCCCAGCAGGGCACTCTCACGGCTCAGCCCTGGCCAAGCTGGCTGCTGGCTGGTATTGCCGACATGAAGTGGGGCAGCCCGCTGCTGCACCAGCTCAACACAAATCTCGAAGGGCTAGACGGCGTGGAGTGCTGCAGCTTCTACTGCGCTGCCGACCTGATGGTGCTGCCTGGTTGGCGCGCCGTATTACCGCTGGGCCCGCGGCAGCCCTTGCCCGTGCGCACCCACCGGCAGCTACTGCAACATCCCGCGGCGCTGGAGCCACTGGTTGCCGAATTGCTGCGCCCCTGA
- a CDS encoding acyl-CoA desaturase → MTIAAHLGCLLLFWTGLSLGAALWALGLYLVRMLATTAIYHRLITHSSYKAPRPVAWIGAFVGASAGQMGPSWWKAHHQTHHRHVDTCADPHTPLAPSAGWRGLWRSQVGWLLSSSFFPTTLPADVEADPVLRLIDRLHFVPVLLLAGLSWQLGGLPWLAAFCLSTTVLYHGVASVNSLAHLQGDQPFATGDASRNNLFVALITLGEGWHNLHHAFQASVRQGITLKQGRVRLLPDPTYRFIRLLERCGWAWDLRIPSNHALLARGAES, encoded by the coding sequence TTGACGATTGCTGCCCACCTTGGCTGCCTGCTGCTCTTTTGGACCGGTCTCAGCCTCGGTGCAGCCCTTTGGGCTTTGGGGCTCTACTTGGTGCGCATGCTGGCAACCACGGCCATCTATCACCGCCTAATTACCCACTCCAGCTATAAGGCGCCCCGGCCCGTTGCCTGGATCGGTGCCTTTGTGGGTGCTTCGGCAGGTCAAATGGGCCCTAGCTGGTGGAAGGCCCACCACCAAACCCATCACCGCCACGTCGACACTTGCGCCGACCCCCACACGCCCCTTGCTCCTTCAGCGGGATGGCGAGGCCTGTGGCGCTCCCAGGTTGGCTGGTTGTTGTCTTCAAGTTTTTTCCCCACAACCCTGCCGGCCGATGTGGAGGCCGATCCGGTACTGCGCCTGATCGATAGGCTTCATTTTGTGCCCGTGCTGCTGCTTGCCGGCCTGTCTTGGCAGCTGGGCGGGCTGCCTTGGCTGGCGGCCTTTTGCCTAAGCACAACAGTTCTTTATCACGGGGTAGCCAGCGTTAATTCCCTGGCCCACCTGCAAGGCGATCAACCCTTTGCCACCGGAGATGCCAGCCGCAACAACCTGTTTGTGGCCTTGATCACCTTGGGAGAAGGCTGGCACAATCTTCACCACGCTTTCCAAGCTTCGGTGCGTCAAGGCATCACCCTGAAGCAAGGGCGAGTGCGTTTATTGCCAGATCCCACCTACCGCTTTATCCGTCTGCTCGAGCGTTGCGGCTGGGCCTGGGATCTAAGGATCCCCAGTAATCACGCCCTGCTTGCTCGCGGTGCTGAGAGCTAA
- a CDS encoding cell division protein SepF, giving the protein MPSPFNEWMPEVVVFHPTRFEEAQWIVHHLRERKTVLVHAGAMERSEAQRLIDFVAGGVSAIDGQAECLDELTFVFVPEMVALRRDPAPP; this is encoded by the coding sequence ATGCCCAGCCCATTCAACGAATGGATGCCCGAAGTGGTTGTGTTTCACCCCACCCGCTTCGAGGAGGCCCAGTGGATCGTGCACCACCTGCGCGAGCGCAAGACCGTGCTGGTCCACGCCGGGGCGATGGAGCGCAGCGAGGCCCAGCGGTTGATCGATTTTGTTGCTGGTGGTGTCAGCGCTATCGACGGACAGGCCGAATGCCTCGACGAGCTCACCTTCGTTTTCGTCCCAGAGATGGTGGCCTTGCGGCGGGATCCCGCACCGCCGTGA